From one Catenuloplanes nepalensis genomic stretch:
- a CDS encoding BMP family ABC transporter substrate-binding protein, which produces MITAGAAVAALAACVSNDETASPAPSAAPGGSTGTVLPGEPDVNGDGRVVIGVLSPGDINDNGYYESFVVKAEAFAQAQGWTVIKRGSVPVSEALTAARALCRQSADMVAIGASELKDAIPASEEAVCAKTAWYVPSSANVPQTPKIMLSSDDPKQSMLVAGYAAGLLMQSRNTTKAGFVTGPEADFTKIASTAFLAGIRELIPGATLVTTYTGDFDDSGKAREATQAQLSQGVGTIYPYLGGATDVATALANSARAITLTPGTDRCASTSPAFDVSVLFDPGDYFAAALELYAAGKLEMGITKTWQLGVDPYPTVKLCKGTPEQNARLAAFIADIGRGRIDPAAEVQKLGS; this is translated from the coding sequence GTGATCACCGCCGGCGCCGCGGTCGCGGCGCTCGCCGCGTGCGTCAGCAACGACGAGACCGCGTCCCCGGCGCCGTCCGCGGCGCCCGGCGGCAGCACTGGCACCGTGCTGCCCGGCGAACCGGACGTCAACGGCGACGGCAGGGTGGTCATCGGGGTGCTCAGCCCCGGCGACATCAACGACAACGGCTACTACGAGAGTTTCGTGGTCAAGGCCGAGGCGTTCGCCCAGGCCCAGGGCTGGACGGTCATCAAACGCGGCAGCGTGCCGGTCTCCGAGGCGCTCACCGCCGCCCGGGCCCTGTGCCGGCAGAGTGCCGACATGGTGGCGATCGGCGCCAGCGAGCTGAAGGACGCGATCCCGGCATCCGAGGAGGCCGTCTGCGCGAAGACCGCCTGGTACGTGCCTTCCTCGGCCAACGTCCCGCAGACCCCGAAGATCATGCTGTCCAGCGACGACCCGAAACAGTCGATGCTGGTCGCCGGATACGCCGCCGGTCTGCTCATGCAGTCGCGGAACACCACCAAGGCGGGCTTCGTCACCGGTCCGGAGGCCGACTTCACGAAGATCGCCTCGACCGCGTTCCTGGCCGGCATTCGCGAGCTCATCCCGGGCGCCACGCTGGTCACCACGTACACCGGTGACTTCGACGACTCCGGCAAGGCCCGGGAGGCGACGCAGGCGCAGCTCAGTCAGGGGGTCGGAACGATCTACCCGTACCTGGGGGGTGCGACCGACGTCGCGACCGCGCTGGCCAACTCCGCCCGGGCGATCACGCTGACGCCCGGGACCGACCGGTGCGCGTCCACCAGCCCCGCCTTCGACGTCTCGGTGCTGTTCGACCCCGGCGACTACTTCGCCGCGGCGCTGGAGCTGTACGCCGCCGGCAAGCTGGAGATGGGCATCACCAAGACGTGGCAGCTGGGCGTCGACCCGTATCCGACCGTCAAGCTCTGCAAAGGCACCCCCGAGCAGAACGCCAGACTGGCGGCCTTCATCGCCGACATCGGCCGCGGCCGGATCGACCCGGCGGCCGAGGTGCAGAAGCTTGGCTCCTGA
- a CDS encoding ABC transporter ATP-binding protein yields MAPEPALRLRGITKRYGAVVACDRVDLTVERGEIHGLLGENGAGKSTLMRILLGLETRDSGTVERDGRAVTVAGPRAAAALGIGMVHQHLSLVDPLTVWENVVLGDSGPVRRAAARAGVRAVAERYGLTIDPDARVGTLSAGERQRVELLKCLRRDPAVLIMDEPTSVLTRAESAELFTVLRRVVAAEHRAVVLISHKLTEITTATDRVTVMRAGRVVLRRATAATTPAELAREMVGREVTLGAAVGVLPATMAPVASSASAPAASADALRLDGLTVRPGLDGLRLTVRPGEIVGLYGAEGSGQKTLGDVLSGLVVPDAGTVEVAGVPVDLRRPGALLAAGLGIVPEDRHRTGVVLDLSVAENLVMTRLGDVSGRVFVDRPALRRRARALADEYGITAASLDAPLRSLSGGNQQRVVLARELSGRPRVLVAAHPARGLDVGAVEDLYARLRRCADDGIAVLVISTELAEILTLTTRLAVIFRGRIVGELPTAQAGSARLGLLIGGAA; encoded by the coding sequence TTGGCTCCTGAACCGGCTCTGCGCCTGCGTGGAATCACCAAGCGGTACGGCGCCGTGGTGGCCTGCGACCGCGTCGACCTCACCGTCGAGCGCGGCGAGATCCACGGTCTGCTCGGCGAGAACGGCGCCGGCAAGTCGACGCTGATGCGCATCCTGCTCGGGCTCGAGACGCGCGACTCCGGCACGGTCGAGCGGGACGGCCGCGCCGTCACGGTCGCCGGGCCGCGGGCGGCGGCGGCCCTCGGCATCGGCATGGTGCACCAGCACCTCAGCCTGGTCGACCCGCTGACGGTGTGGGAGAACGTCGTGCTCGGCGACTCCGGGCCGGTCCGGCGGGCAGCGGCGCGGGCCGGAGTGCGTGCCGTGGCGGAACGCTACGGGCTCACGATCGATCCGGACGCCCGGGTCGGCACCCTGTCGGCAGGCGAGCGGCAGCGCGTGGAACTGCTCAAGTGCCTGCGACGCGATCCGGCCGTACTGATCATGGACGAGCCCACGTCCGTGCTGACCCGGGCCGAGTCGGCCGAGTTGTTCACCGTGCTGCGCCGAGTCGTCGCGGCCGAACATCGCGCCGTCGTCCTGATCAGCCACAAGCTCACCGAGATCACCACGGCGACCGACCGGGTGACCGTCATGCGCGCCGGTCGGGTCGTCCTGCGCCGGGCGACGGCCGCCACCACCCCGGCCGAACTGGCCCGGGAGATGGTGGGCCGCGAGGTGACGCTCGGCGCGGCGGTCGGTGTGCTTCCGGCCACCATGGCCCCGGTGGCATCGTCGGCGTCGGCCCCGGCGGCGTCGGCGGACGCGCTGCGGCTGGACGGGCTGACCGTGCGGCCCGGCCTGGACGGCCTGCGCCTCACCGTCCGCCCGGGGGAGATCGTCGGGCTGTACGGCGCCGAGGGCAGCGGCCAGAAAACGCTCGGCGACGTCCTCAGTGGACTCGTCGTCCCGGACGCCGGCACGGTGGAGGTGGCCGGTGTCCCCGTCGACCTCCGCCGGCCGGGCGCGCTGCTCGCCGCCGGCCTCGGCATCGTGCCCGAGGACCGGCACCGCACCGGCGTCGTGCTCGACCTGAGCGTGGCGGAGAACCTCGTCATGACGCGGCTCGGCGACGTCAGCGGCCGCGTGTTCGTCGACCGGCCGGCCCTGCGCCGGCGGGCGCGGGCGCTCGCGGACGAGTACGGCATCACCGCCGCCTCGCTGGACGCGCCGCTGCGCAGTCTCTCCGGCGGTAACCAGCAGCGGGTGGTGCTGGCACGCGAACTCTCCGGCCGGCCTCGGGTGCTGGTCGCCGCCCACCCCGCCCGCGGCCTCGACGTCGGCGCCGTCGAGGACCTGTACGCACGCCTGCGCCGCTGCGCGGACGACGGCATCGCCGTGCTGGTGATCTCCACGGAGCTGGCGGAGATCCTGACGCTCACCACCCGGCTCGCCGTGATCTTCCGCGGCCGGATCGTGGGCGAGCTGCCCACCGCGCAGGCCGGCTCGGCACGTCTCGGCCTGCTCATCGGGGGCGCGGCATGA
- a CDS encoding ABC transporter permease, whose protein sequence is MTRTGPWVSAAIVAAAVLLSGLLIAVTGGSPAAALRALVQGSLGDATAVSQTLLYAAPLLLVAAGTCCSARSGAFNIGQEGQVLVGALAGAAAGLRLAVPGPVLPLVVLAAAALAAGTWAWLSALMHRFRGVDIAVSTLLMTFLAQQAVAFAVTTPWLLQESRLGAAAALPQSNKLPPGALLGSLGDHPGLQLNLGLGVALVVTLLVAVALGRTRWGFRLTMAGLNPAAARHAGIPVTAVGGIALAVSGALAGMAGAVLLSSPLGTNRLQPDISINIGWDGLLVALIARNRPLLTIPVAGLFAVLRAGGSFLAATGVPPYLVDVVKALLTLAFVAPAVLRRQPVVA, encoded by the coding sequence ATGACCCGTACCGGCCCCTGGGTGTCCGCCGCGATCGTCGCCGCCGCAGTGCTCCTGTCCGGCCTGCTCATCGCCGTCACCGGTGGCTCCCCCGCCGCGGCGCTGCGGGCTCTGGTCCAGGGCAGCCTCGGCGACGCGACGGCCGTCAGCCAGACCCTGCTGTACGCCGCGCCGCTCCTGCTGGTCGCGGCCGGCACCTGTTGCAGCGCGCGGTCCGGCGCGTTCAACATCGGTCAGGAGGGTCAGGTGCTGGTCGGCGCGCTCGCCGGCGCCGCCGCCGGGCTGCGCCTGGCGGTGCCCGGACCCGTCCTGCCACTGGTCGTCCTGGCCGCCGCGGCGCTGGCCGCCGGGACGTGGGCCTGGCTCAGCGCGCTCATGCACCGGTTCCGCGGGGTGGACATCGCGGTGAGCACGCTGCTGATGACGTTCCTCGCCCAGCAGGCGGTCGCGTTCGCGGTCACCACGCCGTGGCTGTTGCAGGAGTCGCGGCTGGGCGCGGCCGCCGCGCTGCCGCAGTCGAACAAGCTGCCCCCGGGCGCGCTGCTCGGCTCGCTCGGCGACCACCCCGGGCTGCAGCTGAATCTCGGGCTCGGGGTGGCTCTCGTCGTCACGCTGCTGGTGGCGGTCGCGCTGGGCCGGACCCGATGGGGATTCCGGCTGACGATGGCAGGGCTCAATCCTGCGGCGGCGCGGCATGCCGGCATACCCGTCACGGCCGTCGGCGGCATCGCGCTGGCCGTCTCCGGGGCCCTCGCCGGCATGGCCGGCGCCGTGCTGCTGTCCAGCCCGCTCGGCACCAACCGGCTGCAGCCCGACATCTCGATCAACATTGGCTGGGACGGCCTGCTGGTCGCGCTCATCGCCCGCAACCGGCCGCTGCTCACGATCCCGGTCGCCGGGCTGTTCGCGGTGCTGCGCGCCGGTGGCAGCTTCCTGGCCGCGACCGGTGTGCCGCCGTACCTGGTCGACGTGGTGAAGGCGCTGCTGACGCTGGCGTTCGTCGCGCCCGCCGTGCTGCGCCGCCAGCCGGTGGTCGCATGA
- a CDS encoding ABC transporter permease, whose translation MSGLAADLATILSSGIRLTAPLAFAACGEYLAERAGTLNVSVEAMMLGAAFGSIAVAGLTGSATAGLLAGVLLGALVGLVHGALSHRWHVNTFVVGLVLNALVLGLTSYLVTVGELGRHQVAQVSVPVLRDLPVLGAPLFVERWPVYLLLALVPLTWWLVERSRWGLELRAAGENPEAADMTGIRVNLRRRQALLWCGALAGLGGAYLAVGEVGSFNQNMTAGRGYLVMAAVIFGGWRLGRTLAGCAVFGLADALRLALPALGYTVNSQLLVSAPYLLALLAMLLFTTRERRPGALGQPFRRTS comes from the coding sequence ATGAGTGGCCTGGCCGCGGATCTGGCGACCATCCTGTCCAGCGGGATCCGGCTGACTGCGCCGCTCGCGTTCGCCGCCTGCGGGGAGTACCTCGCCGAACGCGCCGGCACGCTGAACGTCTCCGTCGAGGCGATGATGCTCGGCGCGGCCTTCGGCTCGATCGCCGTCGCCGGTCTCACCGGCAGCGCCACGGCCGGCCTGCTCGCCGGCGTGCTGCTCGGCGCGCTCGTGGGCCTGGTGCACGGCGCGCTCTCGCATCGGTGGCACGTCAACACGTTCGTCGTCGGTCTCGTGCTCAACGCGCTCGTGCTCGGCCTGACCAGCTACCTGGTCACCGTCGGCGAGCTGGGCCGGCATCAGGTCGCACAGGTCAGCGTGCCGGTGCTGCGCGACCTGCCGGTGCTGGGCGCCCCCCTGTTCGTCGAACGCTGGCCGGTCTACCTGCTCCTCGCGCTGGTGCCGCTGACGTGGTGGCTGGTGGAGCGCAGCCGCTGGGGGCTGGAGCTGCGCGCTGCCGGCGAGAACCCGGAGGCGGCGGACATGACCGGCATCCGCGTCAACCTGCGGCGGCGGCAGGCGCTGCTGTGGTGTGGCGCCCTCGCCGGGCTCGGCGGTGCCTACCTCGCGGTGGGTGAGGTCGGTTCGTTCAACCAGAACATGACCGCGGGCCGTGGCTACCTGGTCATGGCCGCGGTCATCTTCGGCGGGTGGCGCCTCGGGCGTACGCTCGCCGGCTGCGCCGTGTTCGGCCTCGCCGACGCGCTGCGCCTGGCCCTGCCCGCACTCGGGTACACGGTCAACTCGCAGCTGCTCGTCTCGGCGCCGTACCTGCTCGCCCTGCTCGCGATGCTGCTGTTCACCACCCGGGAGCGCCGTCCGGGGGCGCTGGGGCAGCCGTTCCGGCGTACCTCCTGA
- a CDS encoding biliverdin-producing heme oxygenase → MTGFALDLRKSTATAHRDAESTGFLSRLAVGAVPVAGFAALVAQHYLIYRELEGVGERRRADPVAGAFADPALDRLPALEADLRELHGLGWASAVAAVPATERYTERLRTACADWPAGFIAHHYVRYLGDLSGGLMLGPALRSSYGAGTSFYVFDAIPDPRAYKDAYRTRLDTLPYPPEELGRLAAEAAIAYQLNIDVLRELGLDFPDDLATAA, encoded by the coding sequence ATGACCGGTTTCGCACTCGACCTTCGCAAGTCCACCGCCACCGCGCACCGCGACGCGGAGTCCACCGGTTTCCTGTCCCGGCTCGCGGTCGGCGCGGTCCCGGTCGCCGGCTTCGCGGCGCTGGTCGCCCAGCACTATCTGATCTACCGCGAGCTGGAGGGCGTCGGTGAGCGCAGGCGCGCGGACCCGGTCGCGGGCGCGTTCGCCGACCCGGCGCTGGACCGGCTGCCCGCGCTCGAGGCCGACCTGCGCGAGCTGCACGGCCTCGGCTGGGCGTCCGCGGTCGCGGCGGTGCCGGCGACCGAGCGTTACACGGAGCGGCTGCGGACCGCGTGCGCGGACTGGCCTGCCGGCTTCATCGCCCACCACTACGTGCGCTACCTCGGCGACCTCTCCGGCGGGCTGATGCTCGGCCCGGCGCTGCGCTCGTCCTACGGTGCGGGCACGTCGTTCTACGTCTTCGACGCGATCCCGGACCCGCGCGCGTACAAGGACGCCTACCGCACCCGGCTGGACACGCTGCCGTACCCGCCGGAGGAGCTGGGGCGCCTCGCGGCGGAGGCGGCGATCGCGTACCAGCTCAACATTGACGTGCTGCGCGAGCTGGGCCTGGACTTCCCGGACGACCTGGCCACGGCGGCCTGA
- a CDS encoding GNAT family N-acetyltransferase, whose product MTLTIRPITGLDELDLFNRLPYQLNEEIAKDFAEGRRHARWLWVALRDDRLTARVAFWSRPGDLEPMVIDIFDVAEDQDLDDGVRVLERALSTVHSRPEYTRFLPPDWRADPGPAELRMRAVERLGGRLFVERLRLHWPATAPLPLPGGRLTFREPRGADELIGLMTRVMDGTLDAHGRHELTHRSAEEAARVQYQEELLRYPSPREWWRVGELPDGTPAGFVLPAHNGYNPIIAYIGVVPEVRGRGLIDDLLAEGTRLLAEQGVRHVRAATDVGNTPMAAAFDRAGYQVFERQIDMVWS is encoded by the coding sequence GTGACGCTCACGATTCGCCCGATCACCGGGCTTGACGAACTCGACCTGTTCAATCGCCTGCCGTACCAGCTGAACGAGGAGATCGCGAAGGACTTCGCGGAGGGGCGGCGGCACGCCCGCTGGCTGTGGGTGGCACTGCGCGACGACCGGCTGACCGCCCGCGTCGCGTTCTGGTCCCGGCCCGGTGATCTGGAACCGATGGTCATCGACATCTTCGACGTCGCGGAGGATCAAGACCTCGACGACGGGGTACGTGTGCTGGAGCGCGCACTGTCCACCGTGCACAGCCGGCCGGAGTACACCCGGTTCCTCCCGCCGGACTGGCGCGCCGACCCCGGCCCGGCCGAGCTGCGCATGCGCGCGGTCGAGCGGCTCGGCGGGCGGCTGTTCGTGGAGCGGCTGCGCCTGCACTGGCCGGCCACCGCACCGCTGCCGCTGCCCGGGGGCCGCCTCACGTTCCGCGAGCCGCGCGGCGCGGACGAGCTGATCGGCCTGATGACCCGCGTCATGGACGGCACGCTGGACGCGCACGGCCGGCACGAGCTGACCCACCGCTCAGCCGAGGAGGCCGCGCGCGTGCAGTACCAGGAGGAGCTGCTGCGCTACCCGAGCCCGCGCGAGTGGTGGCGGGTCGGCGAGCTGCCCGACGGGACGCCGGCCGGGTTCGTGCTGCCCGCACACAACGGCTACAACCCGATCATCGCGTACATCGGCGTGGTCCCGGAGGTGCGCGGCCGCGGGCTGATCGACGACCTGCTCGCCGAGGGCACGCGGCTGCTGGCCGAGCAGGGTGTGCGGCACGTGCGCGCCGCCACCGACGTGGGGAACACGCCGATGGCGGCCGCGTTCGACCGCGCCGGCTACCAGGTCTTCGAGCGCCAGATCGACATGGTCTGGAGTTGA
- a CDS encoding sigma-70 family RNA polymerase sigma factor, producing MAISDGLDNLYREHGAALMITLTRVTGDPHLAADLLQETAIRAWQHPGARNEAGNWNRAWLVTVARRIAIDHLRAVRARVVTVGDEQLETRSARVEDEAPRALDRMEVRAALASLSDNSRKVIVGTYFEGRTVAELAGTLGIPEGTVKSRTFYAMKTLRAALIRRGYLTG from the coding sequence GTGGCTATCTCAGACGGCCTCGATAACCTCTATCGGGAGCACGGCGCGGCGCTGATGATCACGCTCACCCGCGTGACCGGCGACCCCCATCTGGCCGCTGACCTGCTGCAGGAGACCGCGATCCGGGCCTGGCAGCATCCCGGCGCCCGCAACGAGGCCGGTAACTGGAACCGGGCCTGGCTCGTCACCGTGGCCCGCCGGATCGCGATCGACCACCTGCGGGCGGTCCGCGCGCGGGTGGTCACGGTCGGCGACGAGCAACTGGAGACCCGTTCCGCGCGCGTCGAGGACGAGGCGCCGCGCGCCCTCGACCGGATGGAGGTGCGGGCCGCGCTCGCCTCCCTCTCCGACAATTCCAGAAAAGTCATCGTGGGTACGTACTTCGAGGGCCGCACCGTCGCGGAGCTCGCCGGCACGCTCGGCATCCCGGAGGGCACCGTCAAGTCGCGCACGTTCTACGCCATGAAGACGCTGCGCGCGGCGCTGATCAGGCGCGGCTACCTGACCGGCTGA
- a CDS encoding sensor histidine kinase, with protein MLTDVLLATALTGLTTVTLVTTGDGQPHWLASTLGFLSVAPVALRQWAPVGTLAVMIGALVLYGLLGFGVWPNTGLGIVVGLFSVATLRSRRTAAVMYAMTLLAALVAYQTFPVPLTVPEILQYVLVMAITWAVGDGTRRWALRVERAAAKTAEAVVEERVRIAREMHDIVSHHMSVISLQAGVAEYVLDSDPATARTAISTVGEAGREALSEMRRLLDVLRIDHDKESLRPQPGLADLDDLVGRIRSAGLTVDVSVTGRVRPLAAGPDLCAYRVVQESLTNVLQHAGPATARVDVDYGELTLAVTITDDGTKTYDPPPSPDSHGIRGMRERAALYGGVLTAGRHAGGFRVLLRLPIEESPA; from the coding sequence GTGCTGACCGACGTGCTGCTCGCGACCGCGCTGACCGGATTGACCACCGTCACGCTCGTCACCACGGGTGACGGCCAGCCGCACTGGCTGGCATCGACGCTCGGGTTCCTCTCCGTGGCGCCGGTGGCGCTCCGGCAGTGGGCGCCGGTCGGCACGCTCGCGGTGATGATCGGCGCGCTCGTGCTCTACGGCCTGCTCGGCTTCGGCGTGTGGCCGAACACCGGGCTGGGCATCGTGGTCGGGCTGTTCTCGGTCGCGACGCTGCGCTCCCGGCGCACGGCCGCGGTGATGTACGCGATGACGCTGCTGGCCGCGCTGGTCGCGTACCAGACGTTCCCGGTGCCGCTGACCGTGCCCGAGATCCTGCAGTACGTGCTGGTCATGGCGATCACCTGGGCGGTCGGCGACGGCACCCGGCGGTGGGCGCTGCGGGTGGAGCGGGCGGCCGCGAAGACCGCGGAGGCCGTGGTCGAGGAGCGGGTGCGGATCGCCCGGGAGATGCACGACATCGTCTCGCACCACATGTCCGTGATCTCGCTGCAGGCCGGCGTCGCGGAGTACGTGCTCGACTCCGACCCGGCCACCGCGCGGACGGCGATCTCCACCGTGGGCGAGGCCGGCCGCGAGGCGCTGTCCGAGATGCGCCGTCTGCTGGACGTGCTGCGGATCGACCACGACAAGGAGTCGCTGCGCCCTCAGCCCGGCCTGGCCGACCTGGACGACCTGGTGGGGCGCATCCGCTCGGCCGGGCTCACGGTCGACGTCTCGGTCACCGGCCGGGTGCGCCCGCTCGCGGCCGGGCCGGACCTCTGCGCGTACCGCGTGGTGCAGGAATCATTGACGAACGTGCTCCAGCACGCCGGCCCCGCGACCGCACGGGTCGACGTCGACTACGGCGAACTGACACTGGCCGTGACGATCACCGACGACGGTACGAAGACGTACGACCCGCCGCCGTCGCCGGACTCGCACGGCATCCGCGGCATGCGGGAACGTGCCGCGCTCTACGGCGGCGTGCTCACCGCCGGCCGCCACGCCGGCGGCTTCCGTGTCCTGTTACGCCTTCCGATCGAGGAGTCCCCCGCATGA
- a CDS encoding response regulator: MTVRLLVADDQALIRAGLIALFTAAPGIEVAGEACDGAEAIAVAERTRPDVVMMDIRMPHVDGIAATRAILAGEHKPHVVALTTFDLDEYVYAALSAGASGFLLKDTPPQRIIAAVHTIVAGDLLMAPRITQRLIEAYADRHRSPVAAVPALDSLTARETEVLRLVANGLSNAQIAERLVLSEATVKTHVKRLMGKLRLASRAQAVVVAYESGLVAPRGR, translated from the coding sequence ATGACCGTGCGGCTGCTTGTCGCCGACGACCAGGCGCTGATCCGCGCCGGCCTGATCGCGCTGTTCACCGCGGCGCCCGGGATCGAGGTGGCCGGTGAGGCGTGCGACGGCGCGGAGGCGATCGCGGTCGCGGAGCGGACCCGGCCGGACGTGGTGATGATGGACATCCGCATGCCGCACGTCGACGGCATCGCGGCCACCCGGGCGATCCTGGCCGGCGAGCACAAACCGCACGTGGTCGCGCTGACCACGTTCGACCTGGACGAGTACGTCTACGCCGCGCTCAGCGCGGGCGCGTCCGGCTTCCTGCTGAAGGACACGCCACCGCAGCGGATCATCGCGGCCGTGCACACGATCGTCGCCGGTGATCTCCTGATGGCGCCGCGGATCACACAGCGGCTGATCGAGGCGTACGCGGACCGGCACCGCTCCCCCGTCGCCGCGGTGCCCGCGCTGGACAGCCTGACCGCCCGCGAGACCGAGGTGCTGCGCCTGGTCGCGAACGGCCTCTCCAACGCGCAGATCGCGGAACGCCTGGTGCTCAGCGAGGCCACCGTCAAGACTCACGTCAAGCGCCTGATGGGCAAGCTCCGCCTGGCCAGCCGCGCCCAGGCCGTGGTCGTCGCCTACGAGTCCGGCCTGGTCGCCCCACGCGGCCGCTGA
- a CDS encoding TauD/TfdA dioxygenase family protein, which produces MTATTVELRLDPLGPRFGADVLGLDLATATDDEIAAIRAALVDRKVLFFRDQALDVDGQVRLGNRLGELTASHPVIGPLSEQHQEIYAIDSADNGFADVWHTDVTFVRRPPMGSILRAVTLPPSGGDTNWADSQLAYESLHPGVRTLVDGLTAVHDGNREFGYYLAQRRNGRGNEWDGEVVTRLDPIEHPVVRVHPETGRKGLFVNPGFTSHIVGVSDAESRGILDLLYAHLTRPEHIVRHRWQPGDVAMWDNRSTSHYANRDYGDARRVMHRITLRGDVPAGPTA; this is translated from the coding sequence ATGACCGCGACCACAGTGGAACTGCGCCTCGACCCGCTCGGCCCGCGTTTCGGCGCGGACGTGCTCGGGCTCGACCTGGCCACCGCGACCGACGACGAGATCGCCGCGATCCGGGCCGCGCTCGTCGACCGCAAGGTGCTGTTCTTCCGCGATCAGGCGCTGGACGTGGACGGGCAGGTGCGGCTCGGCAACCGGCTCGGCGAGCTGACCGCGTCGCACCCGGTGATCGGCCCGCTCAGCGAGCAGCACCAGGAGATCTACGCGATCGACAGTGCGGACAACGGTTTCGCGGACGTCTGGCACACCGACGTCACGTTCGTCCGCCGGCCCCCGATGGGCTCGATCCTGCGCGCGGTCACGCTGCCGCCCAGCGGCGGCGACACGAACTGGGCCGACTCGCAGCTCGCCTACGAGTCGCTGCACCCGGGCGTGCGGACGCTGGTCGACGGGCTGACCGCGGTGCACGACGGGAACCGGGAGTTCGGCTACTACCTGGCGCAGCGCCGCAACGGCCGCGGCAACGAGTGGGACGGCGAGGTGGTCACCCGGCTCGACCCGATCGAGCACCCGGTCGTCCGCGTGCACCCGGAGACCGGACGGAAGGGCCTCTTCGTCAACCCGGGCTTCACCTCGCACATCGTCGGCGTGTCCGACGCGGAGAGCCGGGGCATCCTGGACCTGCTCTACGCGCACCTGACCAGGCCGGAGCACATCGTCCGGCACCGCTGGCAGCCCGGCGACGTGGCGATGTGGGACAACCGCAGCACGTCCCACTACGCCAACCGCGACTACGGCGACGCCCGCCGCGTCATGCACCGCATCACGCTCCGCGGCGACGTCCCGGCCGGTCCCACCGCCTGA
- a CDS encoding ABC transporter ATP-binding protein, whose protein sequence is MSSPDAPPVAAGLSGTSVAAVEIDDVTHVYGHGAAAVTAVGPVSLSVPPGEFLVLVGASGCGKSTLLRLIAGFEEPTGGTVRAGGEPPRPGRGAGLVFQQPRLFPWRTVGGNVDLALRYAGVPKKERVARVPQLLADVGLHDVERRRVWQISGGQQQRVAIARALAVDNPLLLLDEPFAALDALTRERLQEDLRRVSAATGRTSVFVTHSVDEAVFLGSRVVVLTRRPGRIALDLPIPLPRGGIGPEELRALPGYAALRAEIGHAVRAAA, encoded by the coding sequence ATGTCCTCTCCTGACGCGCCGCCGGTGGCGGCCGGGCTTTCCGGCACCTCGGTCGCGGCGGTCGAGATCGACGACGTCACGCACGTCTACGGGCACGGGGCCGCCGCGGTCACCGCGGTCGGGCCGGTCAGCCTGAGCGTGCCGCCGGGCGAGTTCCTGGTGCTGGTCGGGGCGTCCGGGTGCGGGAAGAGCACGCTGCTGCGCCTGATCGCGGGCTTCGAGGAGCCGACCGGCGGCACCGTCCGGGCCGGCGGCGAGCCACCCCGGCCCGGCCGCGGCGCCGGGCTCGTCTTCCAGCAGCCGCGCCTGTTCCCGTGGCGGACCGTCGGCGGCAACGTCGACCTGGCGTTGCGCTACGCCGGCGTGCCGAAGAAGGAGCGCGTCGCGCGCGTGCCGCAACTGCTGGCCGACGTCGGCCTGCACGACGTGGAACGCCGCCGCGTCTGGCAGATCTCCGGCGGCCAGCAGCAGCGCGTCGCGATCGCCCGCGCACTCGCCGTGGACAACCCGCTGCTGCTGCTCGACGAGCCGTTCGCCGCGCTGGACGCGCTCACCCGCGAGCGCCTCCAGGAGGACCTGCGCCGGGTCAGCGCGGCGACCGGCCGCACCAGCGTCTTCGTCACCCACAGCGTCGACGAGGCGGTCTTCCTCGGCAGCCGCGTCGTGGTCCTCACCAGACGTCCCGGCCGCATCGCACTCGACCTGCCGATCCCGCTGCCCCGCGGCGGCATCGGTCCCGAGGAACTGCGCGCCCTGCCCGGCTACGCCGCGCTGCGCGCCGAGATCGGCCACGCGGTCCGCGCCGCGGCCTGA